From the Theobroma cacao cultivar B97-61/B2 chromosome 2, Criollo_cocoa_genome_V2, whole genome shotgun sequence genome, one window contains:
- the LOC18610170 gene encoding uncharacterized protein At1g04910 yields MGMEDSKHDVEEGKTFVGIEMKDKRCGKVEYLRCSIGDISPEKLKNLVTGVVRLDKLKSMMIPKSPGFEQAKLLALGITAMMLLLWVFALQLAILGQTIGPMPFKLEPPSPRVYKNEGYLMASSNGGLNQMRAGICDMVAIARFLNLTLVVPDLDKTSFWHDSSQFKDIWDVDYFIKSLSDEVRIIKQLPPRLRKKVQRYALYSMPPVSWSNMSYYYNTVLPRFQKYEVVRFTKTDTRLGNNLPVEVQKMRCTVNYKALRFTPAIEEVGKKIIRILRDKGPFLVLHLRYEMDMLAFSGCTEGCNETEVEELARMRYAIPWWKEKEIDPKSKREAGLCPLTPEETAIALRAFGINPNIQIYIAAGDIYGGERRLASLRAFYPNLVKKETLLPPSDLKPFQNYSNQMAALDYLVSLDSDIFLPTYGGNMAKLVEGHRRFLGYKRTISLDRLVLISLIDQYKNGTLSWSEFSQSVKAAHANRMGNPSQRLQFPGKPKQEDYFYTNPQECLPPLAVTTNDRNNVADKGQLS; encoded by the exons ATGGGGATGGAAGACTCGAAGCACGATGTTGAAGAAGGGAAAACATTTGTCGGCATAGAGATGAAGGATAAACGATGTGGTAAGGTGGAGTACTTGAGGTGTTCCATTGGTGATATCAGCCCCGAAAAGTTGAAGAATTTGGTTACTGGAGTGGTCAGACTGGATAAACTGAAGAGTATGATGATCCCCAAGTCTCCTGGATTTGAACAAGCAAAGTTATTGGCGCTTGGAATCACAGCCATGATGCTTTTGCTGTGGGTTTTCGCATTGCAATTGGCGATACTGGGGCAGACTATTGGCCCAATGCCATTCAAGCTTGAACCACCATCCCCGA GGGTTTACAAGAATGAAGGTTACTTGATGGCTTCATCCAATGGCGGATTGAATCAAATGAGAGCCGGT ATTTGTGATATGGTTGCTATAGCTAGGTTTCTGAATCTCACGCTTGTAGTTCCTGACTTGGATAAAACTTCATTTTGGCACGATAGCAG CCAGTTCAAAGACATATGGGATGTGGATTACTTCATCAAATCTCTGAGTGATGAGGTTCGGATAATTAAGCAGCTGCCTCCTAGGCTGAGGAAAAAAGTTCAGAGATATGCACTCTATTCCATGCCACCCGTTAGCTGGTCTAACATGTCCTATTACTACAACACG GTTCTTCCTCGTTTCCAAAAATATGAAGTAGTTCGTTTCACAAAAACTGATACTAGACTTGGGAATAATCTTCCTGTTGAGGTTCAGAAAATGCGTTGTACAGTAAACTATAAGGCTCTAAGATTCACTCCTGCAATTGAAGAGGTGGGGAAGAAGATTATTAGGATTCTGAGGGACAAAGGTCCTTTCTTAGTTCTCCATCTCAGATATGAAATGGACATGTTAGCATTTTCTGGTTGTACGGAAGGTTGCAATGAGACGGAGGTGGAAGAGCTTGCAAGAATGAG ATATGCTATCCCTTGGTGGAAGGAAAAGGAAATCGATCCGAAGAGTAAAAGAGAAGCCGGTCTCTGCCCATTGACTCCAGAGGAGACAGCAATTGCACTTAGAGCATTTGGTATAAATCCTAACATCCAAATATATATTGCTGCTGGAGATATATATGGCGGAGAGAGGAGACTGGCAAGTCTTAGAGCATTCTATCCGAATCTG GTGAAGAAGGAAACATTACTACCCCCTTCAGACCTCAAGCCATTCCAGAACTATTCAAATCAGATGGCAGCTTTGGATTATCTTGTTTCCCTAGATAGTGACATATTCCTGCCGACCTATGGAGGCAATATGGCAAAACTTGTAGAAGGCCATCGAAG ATTCCTGGGGTACAAGAGGACAATTAGTCTAGACAGATTGGTCCTGATCAGTTTGATAGACCAATACAAGAATGGAACATTGAGCTGGAGCGAATTCTCCCAGTCAGTGAAGGCAGCTCATGCAAATCGAATGGGGAACCCATCTCAAAGATTGCAGTTTCCAGGCAAACCCAAACAGGAGGATTACTTCTATACAAACCCACAGGAATGTCTGCCGCCGCTTGCTGTAACAACGAACGACAGAAACAATGTTGCAGACAAGGGACAATTATCATAG